Proteins from one Hoplias malabaricus isolate fHopMal1 chromosome 2, fHopMal1.hap1, whole genome shotgun sequence genomic window:
- the rgs3a gene encoding regulator of G-protein signaling 3a isoform X2, with protein MFQTMVDFSEKYLERAKDMKNRLAFLRRRNESPGSSPAGKLDKAIKSVKPTPEEALKWGESLDKLLVHKYGLAAFRAFLRTEFSEENLEFWLACEDYKKIKSQSKMASKAKKIFAEYIAIQSCKEVNLDSYTREHTKENLQNVNRSCFDLAQRRIYGLMEKDSYPRFLRSELYMDLVNQKKASTTSTASSS; from the exons atgttcCAAACAATGGTGGATTTCTCAGAGAAGTACTTGGAAAG GGCCAAAGACATGAAGAACCGGTTGGCGTTCCTGAGAAGGAGGAATGAATCTCCTGGAAGCAGTCCGGCCGGCAAGCTGGACAAAGCCATAAAGTCGGTCAA GCCCACTCCAGAAGAGGCGCTGAAGTGGGGGGAGTCTCTGGACAAGCTGCTCGTGCACAAAT ATGGCCTGGCAGCGTTCCGAGCATTCCTGCGCACCGAGTTCAGCGAGGAGAATCTGGAATTCTGGCTGGCGTGCGAGGATTACAAAAAGATTAAGTCGCAGTCTAAGATGGCATCCAAAGCCAAGAAGATCTTCGCTGAGTACATTGCCATTCAGTCCTGCAAAGAG GTGAATCTGGACTCATACACGCGAGAGCACACCAAGGAGAACCTGCAGAACGTCAACCGTTCCTGCTTCGACCTGGCCCAGCGCAGAATATATGGCCTGATGGAGAAGGACTCATACCCCCGCTTCCTCCGCTCCGAACTCTACATGGACTTGGTGAACCAAAAGAAAGCCAGCACCACGTCGACGGCATCCTCGTCGTAG